In Rhipicephalus microplus isolate Deutch F79 chromosome 9, USDA_Rmic, whole genome shotgun sequence, one genomic interval encodes:
- the LOC142772039 gene encoding sentrin-specific protease 1-like, whose translation MAAKATTSSRRRPDGVKPSSRRSSAEGVGAALKHDQQRPPRLLRELRDCVDPMAIYGLELSVYETFGRRPSSRPVRSTRNPDPDYVGKWSVTATVDSFIELKRQLVQRSCASKRRTKCDTQSSIPARLTRVMQREVQSAMVPTPPDEVLVSAFRIEIKRRDLYTLADGQWLNDEVVNFYLNLIAARSTERDDLPSVYAFSTFFLEKLMVCGYGGVSRWTRAVDIFAFDILLVPLHMTCHWGLLVVDFRQRRIVYYDSLGPSKSPVSPTMMIKMYLDDESRLKRDCELDWNDWRSEIAKVPLQTNSDDCGAFLCQYAECLTRDAPITFGPEQVPYIRRRIAYELLHKTILA comes from the coding sequence ATGGCGGCGAAAGCGACAACGAGCAGCCGACGGCGCCCCGACGGCGTTAAACCGAGCAGCCGGCGTAGCAGTGCTGAAGGCGTCGGAGCCGCACTGAAGCACGATCAGCAGCGGCCGCCTCGCCTTCTGCGGGAGCTGAGAGACTGCGTGGACCCGATGGCCATCTACGGGTTGGAACTTTCGGTCTACGAGACCTTCGGGCGACGTCCGAGCAGTCGCCCTGTGCGGTCGACTCGAAACCCGGACCCGGACTACGTCGGCAAATGGTCTGTGACTGCCACGGTGGACTCGTTCATTGAGCTGAAGCGTCAGCTGGTGCAAAGGTCCTGCGCTTCCAAACGTCGAACAAAATGCGATACCCAGTCGTCCATCCCGGCCAGGTTAACGCGGGTGATGCAGCGAGAGGTGCAAAGTGCAATGGTGCCGACGCCGCCTGACGAAGTTCTTGTGTCGGCCTTTCGGATAGAGATCAAAAGAAGAGACTTGTACACGTTGGCCGATGGGCAATGGCTCAACGATGAGGTGGTGAATTTTTACTTGAACCTCATCGCGGCGCGTTCTACGGAGCGGGACGACCTTCCTAGCGTGTACGCCTTCAGCACCTTCTTCTTGGAGAAACTGATGGTCTGCGGATACGGGGGCGTCTCGCGTTGGACGCGAGCGGTGGACATTTTCGCCTTCGACATCTTGCTCGTCCCGCTGCACATGACTTGTCATTGGGGCCTGCTTGTAGTGGACTTCCGCCAGCGTCGCATCGTCTACTACGACAGTCTGGGCCCGTCCAAGTCTCCCGTAAGCCCAACCATGATGATTAAAATGTACTTGGACGACGAGAGTCGGCTGAAGCGCGACTGCGAGCTCGACTGGAACGACTGGAGATCGGAAATCGCGAAGGTGCCGCTTCAGACCAACAGTGACGACTGCGGCGCGTTCCTGTGTCAATATGCCGAGTGCCTTACCAGAGACGCGCCGATCACGTTCGGCCCCGAGCAGGTACCGTACATTCGAAGGCGCATAGCGTACGAGCTGCTCCACAAAACCATCTTGGCCTGA